The Periplaneta americana isolate PAMFEO1 chromosome 10, P.americana_PAMFEO1_priV1, whole genome shotgun sequence genomic interval atgaaaaatataaatattaaatctcaagcctgtatgtatcaaggaaaaaaataggtttttgcctaaattccgctctctattaatcagatataccagtgaccaaaatttggtGAGTCTAGCTTCATAAGAATGTTAGTTATTGAATTCTCTATTGTGAACCCTTAAAAATATGGAACCTGGAAATTTCAGTGTAGTGTCCCCTTAATAAAAACAATGGCGATAAAACAATCCAGATTAAAATTGTATATCACAACCCCTCACAGCTTCATCATGTTGTGACTATCatgtgaaattaatttattagtgtgCTCTATTTGAATGAAAAGAAGAGCAGTTTACTCTAGTTAATCTGTTGCACTAAATGTTCAATGATTAATAATGGAGTGTAAAACACTTGTAATAACTGATAACCCATTTATGTTAAACAAATAAGCACTGCAATAGCATATTAGAAATATACCTTGTTGAGATGAAGACCTTGAAATGAGTGAAATACTGTAGAAATGTCATTTCCATATTTGAGAAGCTAATAATTGTATGCAGGATAACGTAATTTATTTTGGGAGGTCGAAAACTTTCGAGTCTCTCTCTCCTAttaagttaatgttttttttttttttaatttaatattactacacagggtgaaagtaataataataataataataataataataacaataataataataataataataataataataatttatttatttaatctggcagagctaaggccagtagaccttctcttccgcccagccagactctaattctaattgaatacaattggttacataattattacattaatatctggaccataaaacaacatgaaagtaaataatgaaaattggataagtaatgttagtgtgacaataataaacattggtaagaaatagtgatgatgatgatgatgatgatgatgatgatgatgatgatgatgatgatgatattaataataataataataataataataataataataataatgatgagataatttaaatatttattctgtgatatatgtaaccattaaacattgagaaacttgaaaattAGTATAGCTGCAGAATTTAACTCCTTATTCCTTGGATAAAgtacataaaaaaaattctaaaaccaTATTATtctcaaatgaataattttctcagaaaaaaaaaataattgcccCCTACattctatacaaaactagaaaggtattgacagttcagcggcttctaagcgtcaccatggcaaccgctcaaactagccaatcagagacCATGACGTTGCCAACTGCTTTGCAGAGAGCATGTGCTTTGTTCGGAAATGTTGAATCTTCGTTACTGTGTATTGGTGTTGTGTCGTGGCTATTGTTTTTGTAGATATTTTGTTGTCGATGAAGATAGAATTAGTTtgagtttagttttaaatttaatttagttgtgaGCGTATTTGTAACACAATTTATAGTGTCTGTCTGTTTCACTTATACAATGTCACAAGGCATCACTTCTGCAGTTAGCGGCACAAAACGAACCACGGGCTCAAAGGGAGAAAGGAGTGCTACAAGGGACAGCAAGAGGTCTATAAATAACGGAAAAGGTATTCCTCTTACAAGTCAGGCAAGGGAAATGGTTTGCAATGTTCAGAAATATTTCCAGAAAGAAGAGACAAAGGCGGGCCTCTTATTCCTGTACAACAGGTGGTAAATAGTACTGCAGAGGCTCTCAAAATAAGAAAGAACACCATCGTTAAAATAGGAAAGGAGAAATTTAAATTCAATGAGCAAGAGGATGACCTTCCTGACTTGAAACCccgggaaagaaaaggaaagtggaAAAGCTGGTGACAAATTTAGATGCCTTTCAGGAGGATGCAATCCGGCggcatgtatatttatattactgaCAGGAGGAGCATCCCACTTTAAACAAGCTGCAAACTTCGCTTCAAGATGCGGATCTTTCCCATGGCAGTGTTTCTTCTTTACATGTCCGAAGCAGTGTAAGGGTCAGAGGAATGTTATCAGATCCATTAGATATTAAGAATGGTGTGCGACAAGGAGATACGCTGACGTGTCTCCTTTTTAATGTTGCATTGGAAAAGGTAGTAAGAGATGCAAATCTACTTAGCAGAGGGACCATATTTTATAAATCAGTGCAGATACTCGCATACGCCGATGATATAGATATAGTGGCAAGATCTAGAAGGGCAATGGAAGATGCATTCTTGAATATAGAAAAGGCAGGAAGGAATATGGGATTGACCATTAATCAGTCAAAAACTAAATACATGGCTTGTGGAAAGGCAAACCTCAAGAATATGCCATCCTCAATAACAATAGGCAGATAGACTTCGAGAGAGAGGATGAATTTAAATACCTGGAATCAACAATTACTCATTCTaatgatatttcatatgaaataaagcaGAAGTTAATGGCTGCCAATAGAGCTTACTTCGCCttaagaaaattactttgtttAAGAATTTTATCTCGTACCACAAGGATAACtatctataaaacacttataagacCTGTACTAGCATATGCTGCTGAGATGTGGTCCCTAACAAAAAACGACGCTGGAAATTTGGATGCCTTTGAGAGGAAGATACTCCGTAAAATAATTCGCCCAGTATTCGAGAGAGGAAGATGGAGGAGGTGATATAATAATGAGTTGTATTCCATCTATAAAGATCCGCCTattagaagaatagtaaaagCAGCAAGATTAAGGTGGGCTGGGCATGTGGCACGGATGAATGACATAGAAATTCCTAAAAGGATATTAAATGGAAATCCTGGAGGCCAAAGAAGCCATGGACGACCAAGAATAAGATGGCTGGATGGAGTTGAGGAAGACATATGTAAGATGGGATACAGGAATTGGAAAGCAATTTCGCATGATCGAGACAACTGGCGGAAAATCGTGGAAGAGGCCAATGAACTGTAGcgccaagaaagaagaagaagaagaagaagtttctTCCTTGCAcactgtcttaaagaatttaggtttcaagtataaaaaataaatggtCATAAGGTACTAATAGAGAAAAATTATCGCTTACTCACTAGCCTATGTACCATATTcgcattcatcattcattcatacggttgttattattattattattattattattattattattattattattattattattattattattattttagtctgGTCAAAGATTTccgtatgatacaaatttatgagtttacAATTTCGTGTCAGCTGCTTAGTTCTGACACGGCAGACAGGCGATGCAAAGAGCCGCACTGCACTACTGCACAACTTCACAACGTCACTTCCTTTCCGTGTGTGCGAGaaagaactgtcaatacctttctagttttttagactgtaaatgttaacactgttttattcaTTAAGTACTATCCATATGATTCTGATATTTACGCTAACTATTAGAAAAACTGGTAaggaataatttatttgtttgcagtttttcaataaaatggacacCTTTCTTGCAAATTAACCCATATCTGCCTAGCATGCCCATATGGGCTCGAGTAAAGCATGTCAAAGAAATTAGTATTTTCTCCTACAGGTGGCACACAGTGATGGTTAATTCTATGTAGTTAGTTACCTTACATTCCAACAGATGTCTTGCTGGTATTATCTTGAATCAAACGCAGATACCAAGGCATTTTAACAGTTACAGGGGAGGTAGTCAAGAAGTGAACAACAATGTGCTCTGACACCAGGTAAGAATTTTATTTATAGTGAAGCACTGTTGAAAGTAATCTATCGAGTTTTCAAACAAAATGGTacttaaatacagtgaaacctctccttacggacacctccaagatacagACACTCCCcatatatggacagatttttatgtcccaactgaaataatatagaaataatgataaatttgactctcgtttacggacactctcagacacggacacggacagctgtttcgcagtcttaaagcttgctttaccttctgactgcggacagaacttggatttcaagacctaatgtgttacaaaaatggaaaatttagttttgagaactgtacagaaattccttaaaatgaaagaagacaataagggtctcgtaggcagCACAAGCCCAGCTGTCTACCGCTTGTTAGctagaagcgggtggataaacaaaatcataaaatttaacctgtctgatggggcCAAGGTttctgcgatcgtgaaattgtattcgacacatgatagggttagtaggattattctcttcacttcaatcagttgttctgtttcgagagacatggcacctgaacgtaaaggttaagttgaaaattgtaaattacagtattgcataactgtagacatagaataaaattgcatggtacagtactgtatttagaattaaactacagtaatacatttcatttaaagtgtgaagggatacataatgcatattataaatttactgttagattggggagcctccctcccaataaaggacacctcctagttgcagacagattgttacatcccttcgatgcccgtaaatgagaggtttcactgttatgtctaaattttgtttttatacatacataagttTCGCTTTTTTTGCATATTGTATTTTGTGTACCCATACATGCACTCTAGGCAGTTACGATAGcaaaaagtttttgatgttaaATTTTGTTTCTATATTTCAGGCCACTTTCTCTAAATGAGATACTGGATATTATCGAGAACGATGATGTGTCTGGAGtttttgatatttacattgaacCTCCAGATTGTGGTGTTGTATCAGATGAAGACAATGCGAAAGAAGATGAAGGAGGAAATATTGAAGACTTGTGTGGAAAGCAACTTAAGGCCCCTGCTGAGTTAGTGACTGTTTCAAATAGGCGTATTACATGTCCAGCTGATCTCATTCATGATGTAGAGACTCCTTCCAATTGTTGTGATGTTTCTATCCAAGAACCAGGATCATCTGAAAAACGTGACGTTTTCCCTCAAGAACCAGGACCATCTGAAACACGTGACGTTTTCCCTCAAGAACCAGGACCATCTGAAACACGTGACGTTTTCCCTCAAGAACCAGGACCATCTGAAAAACGTGACGTTTCCTCTCAAGAACCAGGACCATCTGAAAAACGTGATGTTTTCCCTCAAGAACCAGGACCATTTGAAAAACATGACGTTTTCCCTCAAGAACCAGGACCATCTGAAAAACGTGACGTTTTCCCTCAAGAACCAGGACCATCTGAAAAACATGACATTTTCCCTCAAGAACCAGGACCATCTGAAAAGCGTGATGTTTTCCGTCAAGAACCAGGACCATCAGAAAAACATGACGTTTTCCCTCAAGAACCAGGACCATCTGAAAAGCATGACGTTTTCCCTCAAGAATCAGGACCATCTAAAAAACGTGACGTTTTCCCTCAAGAACCAGGACCACCTGAAAAACGTGACGTTTTCCCTCAAGAACCAGGACCATCTGAAAAACGTGACGTTTTCCCTCAAGAACCAGGACCATCTGAAAAACGTGACATTTTCCCTCAAGAACCAGGACCATCTGAAAAGCGTGATGTTTTCCCTCAAGAACCAGGACCATCTGAAAAACGTGACGTTTTCCCTCAAGAACCAGGACCATC includes:
- the LOC138708063 gene encoding transcription factor TFIIIB component B'' homolog, which encodes MCSDTRPLSLNEILDIIENDDVSGVFDIYIEPPDCGVVSDEDNAKEDEGGNIEDLCGKQLKAPAELVTVSNRRITCPADLIHDVETPSNCCDVSIQEPGSSEKRDVFPQEPGPSETRDVFPQEPGPSETRDVFPQEPGPSEKRDVSSQEPGPSEKRDVFPQEPGPFEKHDVFPQEPGPSEKRDVFPQEPGPSEKHDIFPQEPGPSEKRDVFRQEPGPSEKHDVFPQEPGPSEKHDVFPQESGPSKKRDVFPQEPGPPEKRDVFPQEPGPSEKRDVFPQEPGPSEKRDIFPQEPGPSEKRDVFPQEPGPSEKRDVFPQEPGPSEKRDVFPQEPGPSKKRVCVDEIDSSCDQTKHVDNKQISEQDGRKRKRLVKERNAHEVPLPPHSEWKSSDIKLSLPFFPECNYSAYRDFSPRELSELFIGAEVIELILAEIRKYSIFRNRPDPDVSAAELKTFFAILFLTGYNNLPGRRYYWDQSCDMRNDAIVQSMRRDRFEKIMSMLHFTDNNFPSTEDKM